A genomic segment from Stenotrophomonas maltophilia encodes:
- a CDS encoding C40 family peptidase, which yields MHITPVSSGLRRLLAPALLLALPLLITACGGGKATRPAPPPPTANWPKTVPDNPEAANSVLMRAISLVGTPYRYGGNTPDSGFDCSGLVAYVYREMLDLRLPRTSRDLAAVQGPKIDPQRLATGDLVFFGSRGSVTHVGIYVGEGRFVHAPSTGGTVRLDSLSGPYWKDHYTGAKRVLR from the coding sequence ATGCACATCACGCCAGTTTCGTCCGGCCTTCGCCGGCTCCTCGCCCCGGCCCTGCTGCTGGCCTTGCCCCTGTTGATCACTGCCTGTGGCGGCGGCAAGGCCACCCGCCCGGCGCCGCCCCCGCCGACGGCGAACTGGCCAAAGACCGTGCCGGACAACCCCGAGGCCGCCAACTCGGTGCTGATGCGTGCCATCAGCCTGGTCGGCACGCCCTACCGCTATGGCGGCAACACCCCGGATTCGGGCTTCGACTGCAGCGGCCTGGTCGCCTATGTCTATCGCGAGATGCTGGACCTGCGGCTGCCGCGCACCTCGCGCGACCTGGCGGCGGTACAGGGTCCGAAGATCGATCCGCAGCGCCTGGCCACCGGCGACCTGGTGTTCTTCGGCAGCCGCGGCAGCGTCACCCATGTCGGCATTTATGTAGGTGAAGGGCGTTTCGTGCACGCGCCGAGCACCGGCGGCACCGTGCGGCTGGACTCGCTCAGTGGTCCCTACTGGAAGGACCACTACACCGGTGCGAAACGTGTCCTTCGCTAA
- a CDS encoding C40 family peptidase: MTTDDLKSEGQTSVSSRSARPLLLGLALCLTSLPAWSQTAPNRSDVTPAAVAESTARPAAKAEAAAPQRSRVDAAASATLAALLPHLAANDTIPLMDRSAVVAGDLSRLLANYDTSSAANGSVVGTAADNGKVQSLLRRAMTLLGTPYRWGGSNPDSGFDCSGLVGYVFRSALGIELPRVSREMAHDDNAELINDRTALAAGDLVFFGRKGRVDHVGIYVGDGRFLHAPSSGKDVRVDTLLSGYWGNKFMQARRVDL; the protein is encoded by the coding sequence GTGACGACTGACGACCTGAAAAGCGAAGGCCAGACTTCCGTATCTTCACGTAGTGCCCGCCCGCTGTTGCTTGGCCTGGCACTGTGTCTGACCAGCCTTCCGGCCTGGTCGCAGACTGCTCCGAACCGTTCCGATGTGACCCCGGCCGCCGTGGCCGAGAGCACCGCCCGACCGGCTGCCAAGGCCGAGGCTGCCGCTCCGCAGCGCAGCCGCGTCGATGCCGCCGCCAGTGCCACGCTGGCCGCCCTGCTGCCGCACCTGGCCGCCAACGACACCATTCCGCTGATGGACCGCTCGGCCGTGGTGGCCGGTGATCTCAGCCGCCTGCTCGCCAACTACGACACCAGCAGCGCCGCCAATGGCAGCGTTGTCGGTACTGCCGCCGACAACGGCAAGGTGCAGTCGCTGCTGCGCCGCGCGATGACCCTGCTGGGCACCCCGTACCGTTGGGGTGGCAGCAACCCGGACAGCGGCTTCGACTGCAGCGGTCTGGTCGGCTACGTGTTCCGCTCGGCCCTGGGCATCGAGCTGCCGCGCGTCTCGCGCGAGATGGCCCACGATGACAATGCCGAACTGATCAACGACCGCACCGCGCTGGCCGCAGGTGACCTGGTGTTCTTCGGCCGCAAGGGCCGCGTCGACCACGTCGGCATCTATGTCGGTGACGGCCGCTTCCTGCACGCGCCCAGCTCGGGCAAGGACGTGCGCGTGGACACCCTGCTCAGTGGCTACTGGGGCAACAAGTTCATGCAGGCCCGCCGGGTCGATCTCTGA
- a CDS encoding dicarboxylate/amino acid:cation symporter: MKLVSAWLRIPFWQRVVGGFVLGALAGWALGPAAETWFGPLGELYVTLIKMIAVPLVFFAVINAISSLHGQKSVAALSGRTFLWFVITAALAVCVGLGVGTVLQPGAGGLQLSMASNYVPREVPSVVQVLLDVVPANVFYALSGIGTKVNAAGETVLAAGRGSILPVIFFAGLVGFAIVKLGEKVTEARKLVGQMSDIMIQVTRFVLEVTPIGTFGLIAGLVGSYGFEKLLPLGHFVLALYVACALHIVVVYSALLLAHGLNPLKFFRGAAPGMQVAFVSSSSFAAMPVALRSITHNLGVNKDYGSFAVPLGASIKMDGCGAIYPALCAVFIAQYSGVPLTPEQYVVVLIASVLGSFGTAGVPGTAVIMATVVLSAANLPLETIGYLYAIDRILDMMRTMTNVTGQMLVPVIVAKETGLLDQAVYDNPSSNVGVDDPDPTPPPR; the protein is encoded by the coding sequence ATGAAGCTGGTCTCTGCCTGGCTGCGGATTCCATTCTGGCAGCGCGTGGTCGGTGGCTTCGTGCTCGGCGCGCTGGCCGGCTGGGCGCTCGGCCCGGCCGCGGAAACGTGGTTCGGCCCGCTCGGTGAGCTGTACGTCACCCTGATCAAGATGATCGCCGTGCCGCTGGTGTTCTTCGCGGTGATCAACGCGATCTCGTCGCTGCATGGCCAGAAGTCGGTCGCCGCGCTCAGTGGCCGCACCTTCCTGTGGTTCGTGATCACCGCTGCATTGGCGGTGTGCGTCGGCCTGGGCGTGGGCACCGTGCTGCAGCCCGGCGCCGGTGGCCTGCAGCTGTCGATGGCCAGCAACTACGTGCCGCGCGAAGTGCCCAGCGTGGTGCAGGTGCTGCTGGACGTAGTGCCGGCCAATGTCTTCTACGCGCTGTCCGGCATCGGCACCAAGGTCAACGCGGCCGGTGAGACCGTGCTGGCTGCCGGTCGCGGCTCGATCCTGCCGGTGATCTTCTTCGCCGGCCTGGTGGGCTTTGCCATCGTCAAGCTGGGCGAGAAGGTGACCGAGGCGCGCAAGCTGGTCGGCCAGATGAGCGACATCATGATCCAGGTGACCCGCTTCGTGCTGGAAGTCACCCCGATCGGCACCTTCGGCCTGATCGCCGGCCTGGTCGGCAGCTATGGCTTCGAGAAGCTGCTGCCGCTGGGTCATTTCGTGCTGGCCCTGTACGTGGCCTGCGCCCTGCACATCGTGGTGGTCTACAGCGCACTGCTGCTGGCGCACGGCCTGAACCCGCTGAAGTTCTTCCGCGGCGCGGCGCCGGGCATGCAGGTTGCGTTCGTCAGCTCGTCCAGCTTCGCCGCGATGCCGGTGGCGCTGCGTTCGATCACCCACAACCTGGGCGTGAACAAGGACTACGGTTCGTTCGCGGTGCCGCTGGGCGCCAGCATCAAGATGGACGGTTGCGGTGCGATCTATCCGGCGCTGTGCGCGGTGTTCATCGCGCAGTACAGCGGTGTGCCGCTGACCCCGGAACAGTACGTGGTAGTGCTGATCGCGTCGGTGCTGGGCAGCTTCGGTACCGCCGGCGTGCCGGGTACCGCGGTGATCATGGCCACGGTGGTGCTGAGCGCAGCCAATCTGCCGCTGGAGACCATCGGCTACCTGTATGCCATCGACCGCATCCTGGACATGATGCGCACGATGACGAATGTGACGGGCCAGATGCTGGTGCCGGTGATCGTGGCCAAGGAAACCGGGCTGCTCGACCAGGCGGTGTATGACAACCCGTCCAGCAATGTGGGTGTGGATGATCCCGACCCGACACCACCACCGCGCTGA